GCTGCGCGACCTGTCCGGGCGGATCATGCAGCAGCGGCGCCGGGGCGACCTGATCTTCCGCTGGGGCCCCGACGAGTTCGCGGTGCTGCTCGATCAGGCCAGCGCGCACGAGATCACCGATGTCGCGCGGCGCGTGCAGGAGTCCCTGGACCGCATCAGTTACCGCGACCTGCCGCTGCGGGCCAGCGTCGGCGCGGCGCGGACCGGCGAGGACATCCAGACGCCGGTGGATCTGGTCGAGGCCGCCAGTCGCAGCCGTTACCGCGTGAAGTACCAGCGGGAACAGCGGGGGTAGTGAGGAGTGGTGCATCGTCCAGATGACTTAGACCGCCATCTATATTGACAACCACCTATATAGATGGCAATCTATGGGTGTGCCTGATGGACCCCCGTTCGACCTGCTCCTGAGCCGCCTGCGCGCCCTGGGCGACCCCACCCGCCTGCGCATCGTGCAGCTCATCGGCCAGTCGGACCCCGACCACCCCCAGGCACGCCCGGACGCCGGCAGCACCCCCCCGATCAGCATCTCCGCCACCCTGGGCCTCACGCAGCCCACCATCAGCCACCACATGAAGGTCCTGATCGAGGTCGGCCTGATCACCTCCGAGAAGAAAGGCACCAAGGTCTACTACAGCCTCAACCCCGACGGCTTCCGCGACCTGACCACCTTCTTCGAACCGCTCGCGACCCCCTGCACCGAACCCGACCTGCCCTGAACGCCCCGCGCGTTCCCCCTGGCCCCCGCGACCCCGCTGACCTGCCCGCCCACGGCGCGCAGCCGCCCCGCCACACCCCGACCGCGTCCCGAACAGATCGGAACACCACCGATCCGTCCACTCCACGCCCGGAACCCTCTTTTCTCCCACTCGCATCCGCTCGGATGGAACGGCTTCATCAGCCATTCCATCGAAGTCCCTCTCATCCTCCGGAGGACCGTATGCACGACCTGCACCTGAAGGAAGTCGTCGACGCCCGCACCGCCCAGTACGAACAGGTCCGCGACCAGCTGGCCCTGGAACGGCAGCTGCGCGCCACCCAG
This region of Deinococcus sp. JMULE3 genomic DNA includes:
- a CDS encoding helix-turn-helix transcriptional regulator; translated protein: MPDGPPFDLLLSRLRALGDPTRLRIVQLIGQSDPDHPQARPDAGSTPPISISATLGLTQPTISHHMKVLIEVGLITSEKKGTKVYYSLNPDGFRDLTTFFEPLATPCTEPDLP